The Labilibaculum sp. sequence TTTAAATTATAGATAAATATAATTTAGGTTTTCTGTTTCGGGATAGAATAATTTTTTGGAATAACATGCCACTGGACAATCGCAAAATCAGCCTTCCAAAACCAGTCGTATTTGCCGTCTTAAACTGAACATTTGTTCATAACTGCACAGCTGCAGATATGTGTGTGTGCAGTTCTGAACACCTTCGGAATCGTTTTAAATCCGATTTTCTGAAAACCTTTGCATGTGTTAACATTCAGGCATTCAGCACACAACCGAATAGAATGATTCTGAATAACGAATGAGTGAAATTCTTGGCATTGCTCTTGGTTAGAGAGATTCCCAAATAGTCACCTTTTCAGACAAATCTTTTAAAACCCATAAGCTAAAAATATATGAAACGTTCGTGCCAAATCTATTTTGACACACAAGGAGATGATCATCCTTGCATGGTAAGTTTCATATGGCAAAAACTTAAAATTATAATCATATGAATAACCTGGAATTTTTTTTAGACAAATCAGCACTGGTCGGAAACGATAACCAGATTCTGTCTTCAGAAGAATTTAAAAACCTCTTACAAAAGGAAAGTTTCGAATACATCGATGTTCCAAGTTTTAATCAGTTAAAAGATATGCAAGCCGGAGAAGCAGGCATTAAAAATGCGCTGGTAGAAGTTGATTATGCCATTGCGGAAACGGGAACGGTTGTTATTGATAGCTGCAACGAAAACAAACGTTTGGCAACCTGTCTGGCCGAGAAGTTATTTGTTGTAATGCCTTTAAGTAAACTGGTGGCTTCCTTAAACGACGTAGCTGATTTTATTGAGGAGAGAACTTCGGATATGGGTGGCTATGTCGCTTTTATTACCGGGGCCAGCCGTACTGCTGATATCGAGCGTGTTTTAACAGTTGGAGTACACGGACCAAAAGAGATGACAGTTTATATTGTAAATGATTTATAAGAAGAAGCCATGAAGATTCACGATAAGATACAGGAAAAAATAAACGATGAGGTTTTGTATAAGAACCTGAAAGGTTTTGCAACAGCATATAAGGCTTCTAAAGACAATGCTTATAAAGGATTGGATTTTGAAGCATTAAGAACAAAAGTTCACGATATAAAAGACAGAGACTTAAACAAGGTGATGGAGCAATTCCACTTGTTTAAAGCGAATGTTGAGAAGCACGGTTGTAAAGTGTTTCAGGCAAAAACAGGCGATGATGCCTGTAAATACATTGCTGATGTAATGAAAAAGCACAATGCCAAATACATGGTGAAGAGTAAATCGATGACTTCGGAGGAGATTTTACTCAACCATTATTTAGAGAAGGAAGGACTGCAGCCTATCGAAACCGATTTGGGAGAGTGGATTCTTCAATTGGCCAGTGAGCATCCATCGCACATGGTAATGCCGGCTATTCATAAAACAAGACAGCAGGTTGCCAAAATTTTTTCCGATTATACAGGAGAAGCGGTAGATCCTGAAGATATTAAAGCAATGGTTGAAATTGCCCGTCGATTTCTTCGCAGCTCTTATTTTAAAGCTGGTGTTGGAATGACAGGAGCCAATGTTGCTGTAGCCAGTACAGGTACAATTGGTTTGGTAACCAATGAGGGAAATGCCCGCTTGTCGTCTACTGTGCCTCCTGTGCATATTGTATTGGTTGGATACGAGAAATTGTGTGACGATTTTAATCAGGCCTTGGATATTGTTCGGGTATTGCCGAAAAGTGCTACCGGACAAACCATTACTTCGTATACTACATGGATTAAAGGTAGGGTTCCATCTCATAAAAATGAAGACGGCGTAAAGGAAACCCATTATGTGTTTTTGGATAACGGTCGTTTGGCATTTTTCGAACATCCTAAGTTCAAAGAGGCACTAAAGTGTATTCGTTGTGGTAGTTGTGCCAATATTTGCCCGGCCTACGAAATGGTGGGTGGTCATGTTTACGGCGATCGTTACATCGGTTCAATTGGTCTGATTTTAACAGCCCTTTATCAGGGCGACGAGGCGGCCAAGGACATTTTAAAAATGTGTATCGGTTGTCGTGCCTGTTCTTTTAATTGCCCTTCGGGCATTGATTTGCAGGCTTTAATTTCTGAGTTGAAATTGGTTGTCGGTAAAAAATACGGCATCAACCCTATAAAGAAAAAAGTATTTAAGAGTTTGGTTGCAAAACCCGACCGAATGAAATCGATGTTGAGCCTTGGGGCTAACTTTCAGTTTCCTTTAACAAAAACGAATCCATTAAATCAGGAAAAAATAATAGGTACCATTCCAATGCTGCCCAAAGAAATGGATTTCAGAAAATTTCCGGCTTTGGCTTCAAAAACCTTTAGCAAACGTTTTTACAAAGATGGATACGATCAGTTTTCATCCGAACGAAAAGTATTTTTCTATCCTGGCTGTGCTATCGAATATTTTTATCCGGAAATGGGATTGGCCATGGTAAAACTGCTTCAGAAAAGTGGTTTTCAGGTTGATATTCCTAAAAAAGCAGCCTGCTGCGGTATTCCTGCCATTGCATCAGGTGATCCTGAAAATGCAAAAACAATGATTTACAATACCCTTGATAATCTGCAGGAACCTAAAAACTATGAGGCACTGTTGGTATTGTGTCCTACCTGCGGAGGAGCCATCAAGCACGAATTTTTAGATTTTACCAAAGAAGATCCAAACCGTTACAAAAAAGCAGCTCAATTGGGCGATATGGTAACACCAATCGGGAAGTTTTTAGAAAATAACAACATCCGTTTTAAAGTGAAGGGGAATAAGAGGGTTACTTATCATACTCCTTGCCACGATTCCAGATCCTTGGATTATTCTGCTGAAGCCTTCCTTTCCAAATTAATCGGAAAACAATTTATTCCATTAACCGACAGCAATGTGTGTTGTGGTTTTGGAGGAACTTACTCTCTGGATTTTGCAACTATATCGAACGGAATATTAACCAAGAAAATAGAAAATATTAAGGCAAGTGAGGCTGAGATATTGGTTACCGATTGTCCGGGATGTGTGATGCAGATTAACGGTGGTTTGATGCATAAAAAAGTGCCTGTTAAAGTGCTTCATCTAACCGAATTTATTGAAAAGTATGTTGAGCTCATCGGGAAATAAAAATTATGAATTATGGACTTCAATAATGATAAGATAGATATAAATAAAAGTCTGGAAGTTTTAAAACAAAAACTTATCGACCTCGACGTTTTGATGCGCACTAGTGCAATGAACGGAAATCTTAAAAAATTGGACAATTCAATTATCGAAAAATACAGTAGATCTAACCCGTTTACTACAATCAGTAATACAATTTGTAACTAAACCTAAATTATTTTTTATGGACGCATTATTAGCTTTTTCGCCTATTTTATTAACCATCGTTCTGATGGTAGGCTTCAATTGGGGAGCAAAAAAGGCTTTGCCTTTATCACTGCTGTTATCGGTGGTAGTTGCCTACACAGTATGGGAAATTGATATATTCCACATCATGGGCTATTCAGTTTTTGGTTTTCTGAAAGCATTGGATATTTTAATCATTATTTTTGGTGCCATTCTTATTTTGAATACCATGAAGTTGTCGGGAGCAATGACAACGATCAATAATGGATTTAATGGAATTACCACCGACAGAAGAATTCAGGCCATTATTATAGGTTTCATGTTCGGAGCATTTATTGAAGGTGCTGCCGGATTTGGAACTCCTGCGGCTCTGGCCGGTCCTTTGTTGGTCGGACTCGGATTTCCTCCTTTGGCTGCCGCAATGGTTGCTTTAATTTTTAATTCGGTACCAGTGCCTTTCGGAGCTGTAGGAACGCCAATCAGTGGTGGTGCTATGGTTACTTTGGAGCAAAACTTACACAATATCGGAGCAAATCCTGATGTGTTTAAAATGGCCTTAACCGAATGGATTGCTATTCCAAACGCTTTGGTTGGTATTTTTATTCCTTTGCTTGGAATCATGATTATGACTAAGTTTTTTGGCAAAGAAAAATCGATTAAGCCTGCATTGGCAGCAGCTCCGTTTGCAATTTTTGCCGGTTTGGCTTTCGCAATTCCTTACGTATTAATCGCTTCAACTCTTGGACCGGATCTTCCATCATTACTAGGCGCATTTATTGGTCTTGGAATTATCATTTTTGCGGCAAAAAGAGGTTTCCTTATGCCTAAAACGTCATGGGATTTTCCTCCAAAATCAGAGTGGGAAGAAAATTGGAAATCTAATGATTCCAATGGTGATACCGGTGAAGCAAAAATGGGATTGGTTAAAGCATGGATGCCATACGTATTAATTGCGGTTATTTTAGTAGTTACCCGTATTCCATCTTTAGGTTTAAAAGGATGGTTGGCATCTCAGACACTAACACTTTCGAATCTTTTTGGTATTGATGGTTTAACATACGTGTTGAAGTGGGCTTATTTGCCGGGAACTATCCCTTTTATTTTGGTTGCAGTGATCACAAATTTTATGCATAAAATGTCGGTAAAACAGGTTGTTTCTTCATGGAAAACAACTTTTAAACAAATTACCGGTGCTGCAATAGCATTATTTGCCGGTGTTGCAATGGTTCAGCTAATGCTGAAATCGGGAACGAACGGAGCAGGAATGGATAGTATGTTAACTACTATGGCTACTGCAATTGCTGATTTATCGGGAAATGCATATCCAATAATTGCACCTATCGTAGGTATTTTAGGTTCTTTTATGTCAGGATCGGCTACAGTTTCCAATCTGCTGTTTGCTTCACTTCAGTTCGAAACAGCTACTATTTTGGGTATTCCTCAGGTATTAATTGTTTCAGTTCAAACCATTGGTGCGGCTTTAGGAAATATGATTTGTGTGAACAATGTGGTTGCTGTATGTGCTACCGTTGGTTGTATTGGTGCAGAGGGAACAATCATTAGAAGAAACTCGATACCAGCCTTTATTTACTATTTAATGGTGATGATAATTGTTGTTGTATTAATTTCATCAGGCTTTAATCCTTTGCCATTGTAAACTATTTAGGAACCAAATTTTCATTGAATTGAAAATTTGGTTCATATTTAAAGACTGAAAACGTACATTTGTCATACAAGTTACCAATTTAAGACTTGCTTATTCATTGAATACTTGATATTGACAGCTAATAAAATTGAATAAAGATGCTTACAGGAGATTATAAAAAATTCTATGATGAGATCAAATTGACCATAGAAAAGTCACGTTTGTATACAGATGAAATTAGAAATTTGGCGTATGGAACGGATGCTGGTTTTTACCGATTAATACCTCAGATTATTATTCGGGCAAAAGATGAAGCTGAAGTACAAAAGGCTGTATTTTTAGCTGATAAGTATAATCTACCGGTTACTTTTCGTGCCGCAGGAACCAGTTTAGCTGGTCAGGCAATTACCAATTCGATTTTAATTGTTGCAGGAAAACATTGGGAAGATTTCGATATTCTTAAAAACGGCGAAGCAATTCGAATGCAGCCGGGTATGGTTGGAAGTCGTGTGAATAAGGTTTTGGCACCTTACGGAAGAAAATTGGGACCAGATCCGGCATCCATTAATTCTGCAATGATCGGAGGTATTGTTATGAATAACGCTTCTGGTATGAATTGTGGTACTCATGAGAATTCTTATAAAACAATTCTGTCAGCTCGCTTGATTTTTGCCGATGGCACTATTTTGGATACCGGGGATGCTGCAAGCAAGGCTGATTTTAAAAAGACACACGGCGATTTTATCCGTAGGATTGAAGAATTGCGTGATAAAGTTCGCGCGAATAAAACCTTGGCAGAACGTATTCGTTACAAATACAGCATTAAGAATACAACTGGTTTGAGTATCAATCCATTTATCGATTACGAAGATCCATTTCAGATTATCGTGAATTTGATGGTGGGATCAGAGGGGACTTTGGCTTTTATGTCGGAATTGACCATGAAAACTGTGGTAAACCATAAATTTAAGGCCAGTGCAATGATATACTTTAGTGATATCGTAACTGCATGTCAATCGGTTGTAACCATAAAACCAGGGCCTGTACACGGAGCTGAAATGCTTGATCGTGTGGCTTTACGATCAGTAGAAAATGCTGATGGTATTCCTCCGTTTATTAAAGATTTCCCTGATGGCGTAACTGCTATTTTGGTAGAAACATTGGCCAATAGTAAAAGTGAATTGAATGCCAATATTAGTGAAATTAAATTGCTGTTGTCGGCCTACGAAACGGTTCGCCCAATTGAATTTACCGATAAACCAGAGGAGTATTCTAAATATTGGGATATCCGAAAAGGAGTATTTCCTGCAGTTGGTGGTTTAAGAGAAACAGGTACTACTTGTATTATCGAGGATGTAGCCTTTCATATCGATGATTTGCCAAAGGCAACTTTAGATTTGCAGAATTTGATTGCTAAATATGGATACAAAGATGGTGTGATTTACGGTCATGCTTTGGAAGGAAATTTTCACTTTATCTTCAATCAGAATTTTGATAAACCCGAAGAATTGGAGCAGTATAAAAGCTTTATGCACGAGGTGGATGAATTAGTGATTGACAAGTACGATGGTTCGCTGAAAGCAGAGCATGGAACGGGCAGAAATATGGCTCCGTTTGTAAAACATGAATGGGGCGAAGAGGCTTATCAGTTGATGAAAGATGTAAAGCAACTTTTCGATCCTAAGAATTTATTGAATCCGGGCGTTATTATTAACGAAGATCCGGAGTGTTATACTAAGAATTTTAAAACACTTGCTCCTGTTCACGAGTTGGTTGATAAATGTATTGAATGTGGTTTTTGCGAGGTAAACTGTTTAACTGCCGGTTTTACCCTATCTGCTCGTCAGCGTACCGTTGTACAGCGGGAACTAAAACGTCTGGAAACTACAGGAGAGGATCCGGAACGATACAAAATATTGAAGAAAGGATTTGATTATCTTGGTGAGCAGACTTGTGCCGGGGATGGCTTATGTGCAACGTCCTGCCCTGTAGGTATCGATACCGGTAAGTTCATTAAATACCTTCGGTCCTTAAATGTGGATACTCCGCGTGCTTTTAAAATCAGTCAGAAGGTTGCAGATAATTTCTCAACGGTTGGTTCTACTATTCGTGGAGGTTTAAAATTCGTGAATGGTGTTCATACGGTGATGGGTTCTACTTTACTTGGAGCTGTTGCCGGTGGTTTTAGAACCTTAAGCGGAAATAACATTCCTTTGTGGACTCCTGCTATGCCGAAAGGAGCTAATGCACCAAAACCGAA is a genomic window containing:
- a CDS encoding lactate utilization protein; translated protein: MNNLEFFLDKSALVGNDNQILSSEEFKNLLQKESFEYIDVPSFNQLKDMQAGEAGIKNALVEVDYAIAETGTVVIDSCNENKRLATCLAEKLFVVMPLSKLVASLNDVADFIEERTSDMGGYVAFITGASRTADIERVLTVGVHGPKEMTVYIVNDL
- the ldhH gene encoding L-lactate dehydrogenase (quinone) large subunit LdhH, whose translation is MKIHDKIQEKINDEVLYKNLKGFATAYKASKDNAYKGLDFEALRTKVHDIKDRDLNKVMEQFHLFKANVEKHGCKVFQAKTGDDACKYIADVMKKHNAKYMVKSKSMTSEEILLNHYLEKEGLQPIETDLGEWILQLASEHPSHMVMPAIHKTRQQVAKIFSDYTGEAVDPEDIKAMVEIARRFLRSSYFKAGVGMTGANVAVASTGTIGLVTNEGNARLSSTVPPVHIVLVGYEKLCDDFNQALDIVRVLPKSATGQTITSYTTWIKGRVPSHKNEDGVKETHYVFLDNGRLAFFEHPKFKEALKCIRCGSCANICPAYEMVGGHVYGDRYIGSIGLILTALYQGDEAAKDILKMCIGCRACSFNCPSGIDLQALISELKLVVGKKYGINPIKKKVFKSLVAKPDRMKSMLSLGANFQFPLTKTNPLNQEKIIGTIPMLPKEMDFRKFPALASKTFSKRFYKDGYDQFSSERKVFFYPGCAIEYFYPEMGLAMVKLLQKSGFQVDIPKKAACCGIPAIASGDPENAKTMIYNTLDNLQEPKNYEALLVLCPTCGGAIKHEFLDFTKEDPNRYKKAAQLGDMVTPIGKFLENNNIRFKVKGNKRVTYHTPCHDSRSLDYSAEAFLSKLIGKQFIPLTDSNVCCGFGGTYSLDFATISNGILTKKIENIKASEAEILVTDCPGCVMQINGGLMHKKVPVKVLHLTEFIEKYVELIGK
- a CDS encoding L-lactate permease, giving the protein MDALLAFSPILLTIVLMVGFNWGAKKALPLSLLLSVVVAYTVWEIDIFHIMGYSVFGFLKALDILIIIFGAILILNTMKLSGAMTTINNGFNGITTDRRIQAIIIGFMFGAFIEGAAGFGTPAALAGPLLVGLGFPPLAAAMVALIFNSVPVPFGAVGTPISGGAMVTLEQNLHNIGANPDVFKMALTEWIAIPNALVGIFIPLLGIMIMTKFFGKEKSIKPALAAAPFAIFAGLAFAIPYVLIASTLGPDLPSLLGAFIGLGIIIFAAKRGFLMPKTSWDFPPKSEWEENWKSNDSNGDTGEAKMGLVKAWMPYVLIAVILVVTRIPSLGLKGWLASQTLTLSNLFGIDGLTYVLKWAYLPGTIPFILVAVITNFMHKMSVKQVVSSWKTTFKQITGAAIALFAGVAMVQLMLKSGTNGAGMDSMLTTMATAIADLSGNAYPIIAPIVGILGSFMSGSATVSNLLFASLQFETATILGIPQVLIVSVQTIGAALGNMICVNNVVAVCATVGCIGAEGTIIRRNSIPAFIYYLMVMIIVVVLISSGFNPLPL
- a CDS encoding FAD-binding and (Fe-S)-binding domain-containing protein, producing MLTGDYKKFYDEIKLTIEKSRLYTDEIRNLAYGTDAGFYRLIPQIIIRAKDEAEVQKAVFLADKYNLPVTFRAAGTSLAGQAITNSILIVAGKHWEDFDILKNGEAIRMQPGMVGSRVNKVLAPYGRKLGPDPASINSAMIGGIVMNNASGMNCGTHENSYKTILSARLIFADGTILDTGDAASKADFKKTHGDFIRRIEELRDKVRANKTLAERIRYKYSIKNTTGLSINPFIDYEDPFQIIVNLMVGSEGTLAFMSELTMKTVVNHKFKASAMIYFSDIVTACQSVVTIKPGPVHGAEMLDRVALRSVENADGIPPFIKDFPDGVTAILVETLANSKSELNANISEIKLLLSAYETVRPIEFTDKPEEYSKYWDIRKGVFPAVGGLRETGTTCIIEDVAFHIDDLPKATLDLQNLIAKYGYKDGVIYGHALEGNFHFIFNQNFDKPEELEQYKSFMHEVDELVIDKYDGSLKAEHGTGRNMAPFVKHEWGEEAYQLMKDVKQLFDPKNLLNPGVIINEDPECYTKNFKTLAPVHELVDKCIECGFCEVNCLTAGFTLSARQRTVVQRELKRLETTGEDPERYKILKKGFDYLGEQTCAGDGLCATSCPVGIDTGKFIKYLRSLNVDTPRAFKISQKVADNFSTVGSTIRGGLKFVNGVHTVMGSTLLGAVAGGFRTLSGNNIPLWTPAMPKGANAPKPKPINKENPLRVVYFPSCIAQTMGPAKGDPYKEPLHMVTQKLLEKAGYEVIFPEGMSNLCCGTPWESKGLIKHADQKSSELEAALVKASENGKYPVLCDTSPCLYRMRRVMDKDLKLYEPVEFIHEFLMDKLDFKKVNEVITIHSTCTTTKMGLTPALKTVAEACAQHVVLPDEVGCCGFAGDRGFNFPEVNKYALRKLHPIIEKEKVIAGYSNSRTCEIGLSTNGRVPYMSIIYLVDRVTTGKNKQVNYKKKKAKKQVAAI